Proteins from a single region of Streptomyces sp. HUAS 15-9:
- a CDS encoding XdhC family protein gives MTNTELLTRADVLRHGRTPFVLATVVHAERPTSAKPGDSALVLPDGTIEGFVGGTCAETTVQLQGLRVLQTGESLLLRITPGVDTGPEGTQESVEGLVTVANPCLSGGTLDIFLEANLPPALAYVYGHAPIARALLDVGRVLGLDARPASPGEPLPPDLGVVVIATHGRDEETVLIEAARAGVPYIGLVASPKRGAAVLAGLDLTEEQRVRVHTPAGLDIGARTPAEIALSVYAEIIALRPQTARAARPGTATAAPQAVAEDVDPVCGMTVPITPATLCLDRAGTTVYFCGPGCQHAFADDPSRYAHA, from the coding sequence ATGACGAACACCGAACTGCTGACCCGGGCGGACGTGCTCCGGCACGGCCGGACCCCGTTCGTCCTGGCCACCGTCGTCCACGCGGAACGGCCCACGAGCGCCAAGCCCGGGGACAGCGCGCTGGTGCTGCCCGACGGCACCATCGAGGGCTTCGTGGGCGGCACATGCGCCGAGACGACAGTGCAGTTGCAGGGCCTGCGGGTGCTGCAGACCGGCGAGTCGCTGCTGCTCAGGATCACGCCCGGCGTGGACACCGGCCCCGAAGGCACGCAGGAGTCCGTCGAAGGCCTGGTCACGGTGGCCAACCCTTGCCTGTCGGGCGGGACGCTCGACATCTTCCTGGAGGCCAACCTCCCCCCGGCGCTGGCGTACGTCTACGGACACGCCCCCATCGCCCGCGCTCTGCTCGACGTCGGTCGCGTCCTCGGCCTCGACGCCCGGCCCGCCTCGCCCGGGGAGCCGCTGCCACCCGATCTGGGCGTCGTCGTCATCGCCACGCACGGCCGCGACGAGGAGACGGTACTGATCGAGGCCGCGCGCGCCGGGGTCCCGTACATCGGGCTGGTGGCCAGTCCGAAGCGGGGTGCGGCGGTGCTCGCCGGGCTGGATCTCACCGAGGAACAACGCGTGCGCGTCCACACCCCGGCCGGACTGGACATCGGCGCCCGGACCCCGGCGGAGATCGCGTTGTCGGTGTACGCCGAGATCATCGCCCTGCGGCCGCAGACGGCCCGAGCCGCGCGCCCCGGAACCGCCACCGCCGCGCCGCAGGCCGTGGCCGAGGACGTGGACCCCGTGTGCGGCATGACGGTACCGATCACGCCCGCCACCCTCTGCCTGGACCGGGCCGGCACCACGGTGTACTTCTGCGGGCCCGGGTGCCAGCACGCCTTCGCCGACGATCCCTCCCGGTACGCGCATGCCTGA
- a CDS encoding AAA family ATPase, protein MPDLAALVPDVSALRSRLDTVGYLADDALATALLLAVRMRQPILLEGEPGVGKTEAARALATVLETPLIRLQCYEGLSSAEALYEWNYPRQLLAIRLAESRGEPLRDADLFTEDYLLPRPLLAAICHPGPRPAVLLIDEVDRADDEFEAFLLELLADAAVTIPELGTRTAAVPPVAVLTSNRTRDLHDALKRRCLYHWIDYPDTARVAAIIRRRVPESAEWLAPHVARGVARLRARQELTKPPGIAEAIDWAGALHTLGLTVLDADAADRTLGAVLKYAEDLEAVRRAGLAELIDAEAGSDA, encoded by the coding sequence ATGCCTGACCTCGCCGCCCTCGTACCCGATGTCTCCGCCCTGCGCTCCCGGCTGGACACCGTCGGCTATCTGGCCGACGACGCCCTGGCCACGGCGCTGCTGCTGGCCGTGCGCATGCGGCAGCCGATCCTGCTGGAGGGCGAGCCCGGGGTCGGCAAGACCGAGGCGGCCCGCGCGCTCGCCACCGTGCTCGAGACCCCGCTGATCCGGCTCCAGTGCTACGAGGGGCTGTCCTCGGCCGAGGCTCTCTACGAGTGGAACTATCCACGGCAGCTGCTGGCCATCCGGCTGGCCGAGTCCCGCGGGGAGCCCTTGCGGGACGCCGACCTGTTCACCGAGGACTACCTGCTGCCACGTCCGCTGCTCGCCGCGATCTGCCACCCCGGTCCGCGGCCCGCGGTACTGCTCATCGACGAGGTGGACCGCGCGGACGACGAATTCGAGGCCTTCCTGCTGGAGTTGCTCGCCGACGCCGCGGTCACCATCCCCGAACTGGGCACGCGGACGGCCGCGGTGCCACCGGTGGCCGTACTGACCTCCAACCGCACCCGGGATCTGCACGACGCGCTCAAACGCCGCTGCCTCTACCACTGGATCGACTACCCGGACACGGCACGAGTCGCCGCGATCATCCGCAGACGGGTGCCGGAGTCGGCCGAGTGGCTGGCCCCGCACGTGGCACGCGGGGTGGCCCGCCTGCGCGCCCGGCAGGAGCTCACCAAGCCGCCCGGCATCGCCGAGGCGATCGACTGGGCCGGCGCGCTGCACACCCTGGGCCTGACCGTCCTCGACGCCGACGCCGCCGACCGCACCCTGGGGGCGGTACTCAAGTACGCCGAGGATCTGGAGGCCGTGCGCCGGGCCGGTTTGGCGGAGCTGATCGACGCGGAGGCGGGCTCCGATGCCTGA
- a CDS encoding vWA domain-containing protein, whose translation MPDLPELAASFTAALHDAGIPVGPDRTRSFARALTLLAPATTRELRHCALATLVSDREQIEAFDAVFHEVFGGQADRGAQRGQPGDPARSLPKTIPGRVPGARQAMADRPGQEADGQPREAPVPLAASPLDRLATRDFADLSAEELARLSEMMRTLVLRTPTRPSRRRRTAHHGARVDVRRTLSDSRRTCGYPLRLRRFVPRTRPRDLVVLCDISGSMEPYARAMLQLLYCAARATHAEVFTFATRLTRLTPVLRRAGPDDALARAGRAAPDWSGGTRIAECLAEFNERFGRRGMAHGAVVAIISDGWDTGTPTDLAAHMARLSRVAYRVVWVNPRTASPRYRPLVAGMAAALPYCDAVVSAHNLAALDDFTTALSAPSKKATTRLRVRAVQPDFLPVPASGAEQYAVGAERHR comes from the coding sequence ATGCCTGATCTGCCGGAGCTGGCCGCCTCGTTCACCGCCGCCCTGCACGACGCGGGGATCCCGGTGGGCCCCGACCGTACCCGGAGCTTCGCCCGGGCACTCACCCTGCTCGCCCCGGCGACGACGCGCGAGTTGCGGCACTGTGCCCTCGCCACCCTGGTGTCCGACCGGGAGCAGATCGAGGCGTTCGACGCGGTCTTCCACGAGGTCTTCGGCGGCCAGGCCGACCGTGGAGCGCAGCGCGGGCAGCCCGGTGACCCGGCCCGATCGCTCCCGAAGACCATTCCTGGCCGCGTCCCGGGCGCCCGGCAGGCGATGGCGGACAGACCTGGCCAGGAGGCCGACGGACAGCCGAGGGAGGCGCCTGTCCCCCTCGCCGCCAGTCCGCTCGACCGTCTCGCCACCCGCGACTTCGCGGACCTGTCCGCCGAGGAACTGGCGCGGCTCTCCGAAATGATGCGCACCCTGGTGCTCCGCACCCCGACCCGGCCCTCCCGCCGACGCCGGACCGCACACCACGGTGCGCGCGTCGACGTACGCCGCACCCTCTCCGACAGCCGGCGCACCTGCGGATACCCGCTGCGACTGCGCCGTTTCGTGCCCCGCACCCGCCCCCGCGACCTCGTCGTGCTCTGCGACATCTCCGGCTCGATGGAGCCGTACGCCCGCGCGATGCTGCAACTGCTCTACTGTGCCGCCCGCGCCACCCACGCCGAGGTCTTCACCTTCGCCACCCGTCTCACCCGCCTCACACCCGTCCTCCGGCGGGCCGGGCCGGACGACGCCCTCGCACGGGCCGGACGGGCGGCTCCGGACTGGTCCGGGGGGACCCGGATCGCGGAGTGCCTGGCGGAGTTCAACGAACGGTTCGGCCGGCGCGGCATGGCGCACGGCGCCGTGGTCGCCATCATCTCCGACGGCTGGGACACCGGCACGCCGACCGACCTCGCCGCCCACATGGCGCGACTCTCCCGGGTCGCCTACCGCGTCGTATGGGTCAACCCGCGCACGGCCAGCCCTCGTTACCGTCCACTCGTGGCCGGCATGGCCGCGGCACTGCCCTACTGCGACGCCGTCGTCAGCGCCCACAACCTTGCGGCCCTGGACGACTTCACCACCGCGCTGTCCGCTCCGTCAAAGAAGGCGACGACCCGTCTCCGCGTCCGCGCAGTGCAGCCGGACTTCCTTCCGGTCCCGGCTTCGGGAGCGGAACAGTACGCGGTCGGTGCCGAGCGGCACCGGTGA
- a CDS encoding outer membrane protein assembly factor BamB family protein, producing MPLLRIEVGTLASGSTARRESDRSGFAALDAATGKVRWTRRKSGLHRVAAVGATVLLWNDTSDERGKSAGFDALTGEPLWEDEFERIRGLLVCGDRVTLDAGGHRAQDARTGDELRHQQYGTLLGQGVPGDAEFFQSWNDGSCPELSLRSSDTGRQLTTTRFPKRALKHFFGPPAPADGGRVVFGRAFERRVQIFAHGGREQAESLAGRRLGRWRFTSFRERPVCVGDWVYAVTWRNRLHAAEIGGRRGLRRLTVTAPDGRAVRRPTEIAAGPEHLFVADGDTVAAVRAGRVLWAAATLPYDESPVPLGTDRVLFRSRSRDRKEVRLHCADAETGRRLL from the coding sequence ATGCCGTTGCTGCGGATCGAGGTCGGCACATTGGCGTCCGGGAGTACGGCACGACGGGAGTCCGACCGCAGCGGATTCGCCGCCCTGGACGCGGCGACCGGCAAGGTGCGGTGGACCCGCCGCAAGTCCGGGCTGCACCGGGTCGCCGCCGTCGGGGCGACTGTGCTGCTCTGGAACGACACCAGTGACGAACGAGGGAAGAGCGCCGGTTTTGACGCGCTCACCGGCGAGCCCCTGTGGGAAGACGAGTTCGAGCGGATCAGGGGCCTGCTGGTGTGCGGGGACCGGGTGACCCTGGACGCCGGGGGCCACCGCGCCCAGGACGCCCGTACCGGCGACGAACTCCGGCACCAGCAGTACGGCACCCTGCTCGGCCAGGGCGTGCCGGGCGACGCGGAGTTCTTCCAGAGCTGGAACGACGGCTCCTGCCCCGAACTGTCCCTGCGCTCCTCCGACACCGGCAGACAACTGACCACGACCCGCTTCCCGAAGCGGGCGCTGAAGCATTTCTTCGGGCCGCCCGCACCGGCCGACGGTGGCCGGGTGGTGTTCGGCAGGGCTTTCGAGCGGCGTGTGCAGATCTTCGCCCATGGCGGGCGGGAACAGGCCGAATCACTGGCCGGCCGGCGGCTCGGACGATGGCGCTTCACCTCTTTCAGGGAGCGGCCGGTCTGCGTCGGCGACTGGGTGTACGCGGTCACTTGGCGCAACAGGCTCCACGCGGCCGAGATCGGCGGGCGGCGCGGCCTGCGGCGGCTGACGGTGACTGCCCCGGACGGCCGGGCCGTGCGGAGGCCGACGGAGATCGCCGCCGGACCGGAGCACTTGTTCGTTGCCGACGGCGACACCGTCGCGGCGGTCCGCGCCGGCCGAGTGCTCTGGGCGGCGGCGACGCTCCCGTACGACGAGTCACCGGTGCCGCTCGGCACCGACCGCGTACTGTTCCGCTCCCGAAGCCGGGACCGGAAGGAAGTCCGGCTGCACTGCGCGGACGCGGAGACGGGTCGTCGCCTTCTTTGA
- a CDS encoding maltokinase N-terminal cap-like domain-containing protein gives MAVIHHTELKPTKLELLTSWLPSRPWYRGGSAEPKLAKAGGFRLDDPQGEVGIEFIVVADVFGPHPTTYLVPLTYRGAPLDGAEHALVGTMEHGVLGRRWAYDGCHDAVLVAQLLALIEGRVQAQDQNTSDVPDLEVISSFTGEGSACTDFTSAGTSTTITTDDQDGTELRLSAPQSTTLRLQRVLRPAPESPSLPPLRATGHVAGSWLAPDGTRGRGLFAVLQHTGHRA, from the coding sequence ATGGCTGTCATCCATCACACCGAGCTCAAGCCCACCAAGCTGGAGCTGCTCACCTCCTGGCTGCCCTCCCGTCCGTGGTACCGCGGTGGCTCGGCCGAACCGAAGTTGGCCAAGGCCGGCGGCTTCCGGCTGGACGATCCTCAGGGCGAGGTCGGGATCGAGTTCATCGTGGTCGCCGATGTCTTTGGCCCTCACCCGACCACCTACCTGGTGCCGCTCACCTATCGCGGTGCTCCACTCGACGGGGCGGAGCACGCCCTCGTCGGCACCATGGAGCACGGCGTGCTGGGTCGGCGTTGGGCCTATGACGGCTGCCACGACGCTGTGCTGGTGGCCCAGTTGCTGGCTCTCATCGAGGGCAGGGTCCAGGCCCAGGACCAAAACACCAGCGACGTCCCCGACCTTGAGGTGATCAGCTCTTTCACCGGTGAGGGCTCCGCCTGCACAGACTTCACCAGCGCCGGCACCAGCACCACCATCACCACTGACGATCAAGACGGCACCGAACTCAGACTGTCTGCGCCGCAGAGCACGACCCTCCGCCTGCAGCGGGTCCTGCGGCCTGCCCCTGAAAGCCCGTCTCTCCCTCCGCTTCGAGCGACCGGCCACGTCGCCGGATCCTGGCTCGCGCCGGACGGCACCCGCGGCCGGGGGCTGTTCGCCGTCCTGCAGCACACCGGCCACCGGGCTTAG
- a CDS encoding VOC family protein, with amino-acid sequence MSSIKKFQVTFDCAEPERVARFWCEVLGYVVPPPPEGFATWDDFDRSLPPERQGAAFACSDPSGVGPRLYFQRVPEGKVVKNRVHLDVRVGTGLVGEERLATLEAECARLIALGAVRVQLLLADDDNESCIVMQDVEGNEFCLD; translated from the coding sequence ATGTCATCGATCAAGAAGTTCCAAGTCACCTTCGACTGCGCGGAACCTGAGCGCGTCGCCCGCTTCTGGTGCGAGGTGTTGGGGTACGTCGTACCGCCGCCACCGGAGGGGTTTGCCACGTGGGACGATTTCGATCGCTCGCTGCCCCCTGAGCGGCAGGGGGCGGCGTTCGCCTGCAGTGATCCCTCAGGCGTGGGCCCGCGGCTGTACTTCCAGCGCGTTCCCGAAGGGAAGGTCGTCAAGAATCGGGTGCATCTTGACGTGCGGGTCGGCACCGGGCTCGTGGGTGAAGAGCGCCTCGCCACGCTCGAGGCCGAGTGCGCACGGCTGATCGCGCTCGGCGCGGTACGCGTGCAACTGCTGCTCGCCGATGACGACAACGAGTCGTGCATCGTGATGCAGGACGTCGAGGGCAACGAGTTCTGTCTCGACTGA
- a CDS encoding NACHT N-terminal Helical domain 1-containing protein, which yields MDAGAIATRLASGVITPLVKKMFVSEGPGAGLVDRPVRISSLVSFTGEKRRLTDADLHKLTRALLRSAMGSAPVGERPVAPDEEDAVAPALARTLMHLGELEMDDVQAVQMGPQALLQALKAAGPDATRDLSADAAQLHDALLATACVHILHFFTQRSTFVARTLVEHSSRRPGRGHFLAGRPPQPAPTARSVAPAGHERGVAPWQGATRVVRT from the coding sequence ATGGATGCTGGTGCGATCGCGACTCGCCTCGCCTCTGGTGTCATCACCCCCTTGGTCAAGAAGATGTTCGTCAGCGAAGGTCCGGGGGCCGGCCTCGTCGACCGGCCTGTGCGGATCTCCTCGCTGGTGTCGTTCACCGGTGAGAAGCGTCGGCTGACGGACGCGGACCTGCACAAGCTCACCCGGGCCCTGCTCCGCAGTGCGATGGGGTCCGCCCCCGTCGGTGAGCGGCCCGTCGCGCCGGACGAGGAGGATGCGGTCGCGCCGGCCCTGGCCCGGACCCTGATGCATCTCGGCGAGCTGGAGATGGACGACGTACAGGCCGTTCAGATGGGCCCGCAGGCGCTGCTCCAGGCATTGAAGGCCGCGGGACCGGACGCTACGCGCGACCTGTCCGCCGACGCCGCCCAACTCCACGACGCCCTCTTGGCAACGGCGTGCGTGCACATTCTCCATTTCTTCACCCAGCGCTCGACATTTGTCGCACGTACGCTCGTCGAGCACAGCAGCCGCCGCCCGGGCCGTGGACATTTCCTCGCTGGCCGCCCACCCCAGCCTGCGCCAACTGCGCGTTCCGTCGCACCAGCCGGTCACGAGCGAGGAGTCGCTCCATGGCAGGGTGCAACTCGCGTCGTACGTACCTGA
- a CDS encoding SRPBCC family protein — MSTIENQIDVAVPAEVAWDYLHSVESLPQFVDGVREARPEGKRRAHLALESAAGPRELDAEFTDRAKGGAQGSVMMWHTAKGEGADLKGAFTVRAIDDEHTQIQLRVEYDPEKTRETFGGPKGFAQSDRIQHLIQQDLEQFKDFVEGQR, encoded by the coding sequence ATGTCCACGATCGAGAACCAGATCGACGTTGCTGTACCCGCCGAGGTGGCCTGGGACTACCTGCACAGCGTGGAGAGCCTTCCGCAGTTCGTGGACGGCGTCCGGGAAGCGCGACCAGAGGGCAAGCGCCGAGCACATCTGGCCCTGGAATCGGCGGCGGGACCGCGAGAACTCGATGCCGAGTTCACCGACCGTGCCAAGGGCGGTGCGCAGGGCAGCGTGATGATGTGGCACACCGCCAAGGGTGAGGGCGCCGATCTCAAGGGCGCGTTCACCGTACGGGCGATCGACGACGAGCACACGCAGATACAGCTTCGCGTCGAGTACGACCCGGAGAAGACCCGCGAGACCTTCGGCGGCCCCAAAGGGTTCGCCCAGTCCGACAGGATCCAGCATCTGATCCAGCAGGATCTCGAACAGTTCAAGGACTTTGTCGAAGGCCAACGCTGA
- a CDS encoding class I SAM-dependent methyltransferase: MTIATPRAYEVFGALCFAGRRNRAFTRLAELSGAEPGDRVLDVGCGTGYLTRHMATRVGPEGAVTGVDASPPVLDYARRRKPRPGSAACTYREGIAESLDLPDAAFDTVVTSLMLHHLPEEIRPAALREMRRVLRPGGRLLVVEFRPPKSRLGRHLVHGGAGHAMAHHRVDLLEGLITDAGFEVRGSGDVRPWLRHVQAVRPT; encoded by the coding sequence GTGACGATCGCAACCCCGCGCGCGTACGAAGTCTTCGGCGCCCTGTGCTTCGCCGGTCGCCGTAACCGCGCTTTCACCCGCCTCGCCGAGCTCAGCGGAGCCGAGCCCGGTGACCGCGTCCTGGACGTGGGCTGCGGCACCGGCTACCTCACCCGGCACATGGCCACGCGGGTCGGCCCCGAGGGCGCGGTGACCGGTGTCGACGCGTCACCGCCGGTCCTCGACTACGCCCGCAGGCGCAAGCCACGGCCGGGCAGTGCCGCCTGCACCTATCGGGAGGGCATCGCCGAGTCCCTCGACCTGCCCGATGCCGCCTTCGACACGGTCGTCACCAGCCTGATGCTGCACCACCTGCCGGAGGAGATCCGGCCTGCCGCACTGCGTGAGATGCGCCGGGTTCTGCGGCCCGGCGGGCGCCTGCTGGTCGTCGAGTTCCGCCCGCCGAAGTCCAGGCTCGGCCGCCACCTGGTGCATGGCGGGGCGGGCCACGCCATGGCACACCATCGCGTGGACCTGCTGGAGGGACTGATCACCGACGCGGGCTTCGAGGTGCGCGGCAGCGGCGACGTACGGCCGTGGCTGCGCCATGTGCAGGCGGTGCGGCCGACGTGA
- a CDS encoding TetR/AcrR family transcriptional regulator, whose translation MTEPRARTRTRLPAAQRRASILMAATEVFSETGYQRGKVSDIARRVGVTEPVVFQNFGSKAALYRAALDHATSAVSELLNRAADAGRPVPEVLAAFLDPAHMDRFHQPGSHGFLFADATALSHDPELGDALRQVHQHFADLLADLLRRGQDAGDIRHDIDPHTAAWWLISLLAGRSFRAAVVSDRETVEAAVTDMALRSLLPERHEEPEAPEEPDGP comes from the coding sequence GTGACCGAGCCCCGAGCCCGTACCCGGACGCGCCTGCCCGCGGCGCAGCGGCGCGCGTCCATCCTCATGGCCGCCACGGAGGTCTTCTCCGAGACCGGCTACCAGCGGGGCAAGGTCTCCGACATCGCCAGGCGCGTCGGCGTCACCGAGCCGGTGGTGTTCCAGAACTTCGGATCCAAGGCCGCGCTGTACCGGGCGGCCCTCGACCACGCCACCTCAGCAGTGTCCGAACTCCTCAACCGGGCCGCCGACGCCGGACGCCCGGTCCCCGAGGTCCTGGCGGCCTTCCTCGATCCGGCCCACATGGACCGCTTCCACCAGCCCGGATCCCACGGGTTCCTCTTCGCCGACGCCACGGCCCTGTCCCACGACCCGGAACTCGGAGACGCCCTCCGCCAGGTCCACCAGCACTTCGCCGACTTGCTCGCCGACCTGCTCCGCCGCGGCCAGGACGCGGGCGACATCCGCCACGACATCGACCCGCACACCGCGGCCTGGTGGCTCATCTCGCTCTTGGCGGGCCGTTCCTTCCGTGCGGCAGTGGTCTCCGACCGGGAGACCGTGGAGGCCGCGGTGACGGACATGGCGCTGCGGTCGTTGCTGCCGGAGAGGCACGAAGAGCCGGAAGCGCCGGAGGAGCCGGACGGCCCCTGA
- a CDS encoding SpoIIE family protein phosphatase, with the protein MSASSSGQPPADLGLENSGRPEDRTPAPSGLMDLLGVAAVLLDAEGRIVLWSPQAEALYGYTAEQALGQFAAQLLVHEDNWDWVIKTFAEVMETGQPWAGTFPIRCADGGTRLVELRNMRLLNDHGDFYALGLGADSPTLRELEKNVALSTRLVSQSPIGVAILDTDLRYVTVNPALERMHGLAAKHHLGRHYREVLKSSEFETAEAAMRRVLETGIPLVEESTVVGRTPSDPGRTHAWSISVYRLEDTRGQVLGVAEWVVDVTERYESALAATETRRRLALIAAGSIRIGTTLEVDQTARELADVTVPDFADVVSVDVLDSVLDEHRPRSHTGPEVFRALAVKVAYPTDAELAADPPGELAAYGADRLATQCVRTGRPILVSHAEGGDLRRMARDDHAATLLARAGVHSYLAVPLTARGNTLGFLGLTRARDPRPFDEDDLAIAVELASRTGVCIDNARTHQSVRSAAETLQRSLLPDLPTDLPGLQVAARYRPAQAAYEIGGDWYDVLPLHNARTALVVGDVMGSGIDAAATMGRLRTATAAYADLDLEPAQVLQHLDAITGRLEQYIATCLYAVYDPHRGECRIASAGHLPPVLVRVGRRPALLDLPTGAPLGVGGVPFESTAIELAPHDQLVLYTDGLVETRDHPIDERLDTLLHLLEEPGPLEDTCDRLLHRLRHPGAPDDVALLIACARPLGPDDPGQEGR; encoded by the coding sequence ATGAGCGCCAGCTCATCCGGGCAGCCTCCTGCCGACCTCGGACTGGAGAACAGCGGCCGGCCGGAGGACCGAACGCCGGCGCCGAGCGGGTTGATGGACCTGCTGGGTGTCGCCGCGGTGCTGCTGGACGCCGAGGGCCGCATCGTCCTGTGGAGTCCGCAGGCCGAGGCGCTCTACGGCTACACCGCCGAGCAAGCACTCGGCCAGTTCGCGGCACAGCTGCTCGTCCACGAAGACAACTGGGACTGGGTGATCAAGACATTCGCCGAGGTCATGGAGACGGGCCAGCCCTGGGCGGGCACGTTCCCCATCCGTTGTGCGGACGGCGGCACACGTCTGGTGGAGCTGCGCAACATGCGCCTGCTCAACGACCACGGCGACTTCTACGCCCTTGGCCTGGGCGCCGACTCCCCCACGCTGCGCGAGCTCGAGAAGAACGTCGCCCTGTCCACGCGGCTGGTCTCCCAGTCCCCCATCGGCGTGGCCATCCTGGACACCGACCTGCGGTACGTGACCGTCAACCCGGCTCTGGAGCGCATGCACGGACTTGCCGCGAAGCATCACCTCGGGCGCCACTACCGCGAGGTCCTGAAGTCCTCGGAGTTCGAGACGGCCGAGGCGGCGATGCGGCGGGTCCTGGAGACCGGGATCCCGCTGGTGGAGGAGTCGACCGTCGTCGGGCGCACACCTTCCGACCCCGGGCGCACGCATGCGTGGTCGATCTCGGTGTACCGGCTGGAGGACACCCGGGGCCAGGTTCTCGGGGTGGCCGAGTGGGTGGTCGACGTCACCGAGCGCTACGAATCCGCGCTGGCGGCCACCGAGACACGCCGGCGTCTGGCTCTCATCGCCGCCGGTTCCATCCGCATCGGCACGACGTTGGAGGTCGACCAGACGGCCCGGGAGCTGGCTGACGTCACCGTGCCCGACTTCGCCGACGTGGTCTCCGTCGACGTACTCGACTCGGTCCTGGACGAGCACCGCCCCCGGTCCCATACCGGTCCGGAGGTCTTCCGTGCCCTGGCGGTGAAGGTGGCCTATCCCACCGACGCCGAGCTGGCCGCCGACCCACCCGGTGAGCTCGCGGCGTACGGTGCCGACCGGCTGGCCACGCAGTGCGTGCGCACGGGCCGCCCCATCCTGGTCAGCCACGCCGAGGGCGGTGACCTCAGGCGCATGGCCCGTGACGACCACGCGGCCACTCTGCTGGCGCGCGCAGGGGTGCACTCGTACCTCGCCGTTCCGCTCACCGCCCGCGGCAACACGCTCGGCTTCCTCGGCCTCACCCGTGCCCGCGACCCACGTCCCTTCGACGAGGACGACCTCGCCATCGCCGTGGAACTTGCCTCCCGCACCGGGGTGTGCATCGACAACGCCCGCACGCACCAGAGCGTGCGCAGCGCCGCCGAGACCCTGCAGCGCAGTCTGCTCCCCGACCTGCCGACGGATCTTCCCGGTCTGCAGGTCGCCGCGCGTTACCGGCCCGCGCAGGCCGCGTACGAGATCGGCGGTGACTGGTACGACGTGCTGCCGCTGCACAATGCCAGGACGGCGCTCGTCGTGGGCGACGTCATGGGCAGCGGCATCGACGCCGCCGCCACGATGGGCCGCCTGCGCACCGCCACCGCGGCCTACGCCGACCTGGACCTCGAACCCGCCCAGGTTCTGCAGCACCTCGACGCGATCACCGGCCGGCTGGAGCAGTACATCGCCACGTGCCTCTACGCCGTGTACGACCCCCACCGCGGTGAATGCCGCATCGCCAGCGCCGGACATCTGCCCCCGGTCCTCGTACGCGTCGGTCGACGCCCCGCGCTCCTCGACCTGCCCACCGGCGCTCCTCTGGGAGTGGGCGGCGTCCCGTTCGAGAGCACCGCCATCGAACTCGCCCCCCACGATCAACTGGTGCTGTACACCGACGGACTGGTCGAGACCCGCGACCACCCCATCGACGAGCGCCTCGACACCCTCCTGCACCTCCTCGAGGAACCAGGCCCACTGGAGGACACCTGCGACCGCCTCCTCCACCGCCTCCGCCACCCCGGCGCCCCCGACGACGTAGCCCTGCTCATCGCCTGCGCACGCCCTCTCGGTCCGGATGACCCCGGGCAGGAAGGCCGGTGA
- a CDS encoding TetR/AcrR family transcriptional regulator — translation MSDGDEGAGHAAPAQRKDARRNKETLLDAAAAVFVASGVEAPVRDIAAEAGVGLGTIYRHFPTRADLIIAVYRHQVDACAEAGPALLAAGPTPYAALGRWINRFVDFLVTKHGLAAVLQSDNVGFDALHAYFLDRLLPVCTQLLEAAAATGEIRSDLKAYELMRGVGNLCIGAENDPHYDARRLVDILITGLRRSH, via the coding sequence ATGAGCGACGGCGACGAGGGCGCAGGGCACGCGGCCCCGGCCCAGCGGAAGGACGCCCGGCGCAACAAGGAGACCCTGCTCGACGCGGCTGCCGCGGTCTTCGTCGCGTCAGGCGTGGAAGCGCCGGTACGCGACATCGCGGCCGAGGCAGGCGTCGGGCTCGGCACGATCTACCGGCATTTCCCGACGCGAGCGGATCTCATCATCGCCGTCTACCGGCACCAGGTCGACGCCTGCGCCGAGGCGGGTCCGGCGCTACTGGCTGCCGGCCCAACTCCCTACGCGGCACTGGGCCGATGGATCAACCGCTTCGTCGACTTCCTCGTCACCAAGCACGGACTCGCCGCCGTGCTGCAGTCCGACAACGTCGGCTTCGACGCCCTGCACGCCTACTTCCTCGACCGCCTCCTGCCCGTGTGCACCCAACTGCTCGAAGCAGCGGCCGCCACCGGCGAGATCCGCTCCGACCTGAAGGCCTACGAGCTCATGCGTGGCGTCGGCAACCTCTGCATCGGCGCGGAGAACGACCCCCACTACGACGCACGCCGACTGGTCGACATCCTCATCACGGGGCTGCGCCGGTCCCACTGA